In Rutidosis leptorrhynchoides isolate AG116_Rl617_1_P2 chromosome 2, CSIRO_AGI_Rlap_v1, whole genome shotgun sequence, one genomic interval encodes:
- the LOC139892560 gene encoding protein NUCLEAR FUSION DEFECTIVE 4-like, giving the protein MTGIQKKAKTFVNNRWLVFVASMWVQSCSGIGYMYGSISPVIKSTMGYNQRQIAMLGVAKDIGDAIGFIAGSLSEISPIWVVLFIGVAQNFFGYGLVWLTVNQTLPQLPLWVLCVCIFVGTNGETYFNTGSLVSGVQNFPKSRGPVVGILKGFAGLSGAILTQVYTMFNFPDEASIIFVVAVGPTIVITAVMFLIRPVGGHKQARPSDNMSFLALYGVCLILAAYLLAVLILQDIVDLNQTVLTMLTIGLVILVVVPVAIPITLVFFSPKSRLEESILNKEEINRDKMEVIFSEVEDEAPSGTDSLPNDEREKRISQLQSRLMHAAADGALKIKKKGPRRGEDFTLMQALVKADFLLMFFSLVLASGSGLTVIDNLGQMCESLGYENPHIFVSMISIWNFLGRVGGGYFSELVVRKYAYPRPVAMAAVQIVMACSLFYYAVSGPAAIYVVSVVMGSCYGAHWAIVPSAASELFGLKSFGALYNFLTLASPAGSLVFSGVIASGIYDYEAKIQNRHNVTDGDALTCYGTICYSITCGILSVLCLMAFFLSMIVVYRTKRVYSQLYGSSRT; this is encoded by the exons ATGACAGGAATACAAAAAAAGGCCAAGACTTTTGTGAACAACAGATGGCTAGTTTTTGTGGCATCTATGTGGGTTCAATCTTGTTCAGGTATTGGGTATATGTATGGAAGTATATCACCAGTGATCAAAAGCACTATGGGTTATAATCAGAGACAAATTGCTATGTTGGGTGTTGCTAAAGATATTGGTGATGCAATTGGGTTTATTGCTGGTAGTTTGTCTGAAATTTCCCCCATTTGGGTTGTTCTTTTTATTGGGGTTGCTCAAAACTTTTTTGGCTATGGTCTTGTTTGGCTCACTGTTAATCAAACATTGCCTCAATTGCCTTTGTGGGTG CTATGTGTTTGCATATTTGTGGGAACGAATGGCGAAACCTATTTCAATACAGGATCTCTTGTTTCGGGAGTACAAAACTTCCCAAAAAGTCGGGGTCCGGTAGTAGGAATACTTAAAGGTTTTGCGGGTTTAAGCGGTGCAATATTGACACAAGTTTACACCATGTTCAATTTCCCCGATGAAGCCTCTATCATTTTTGTTGTAGCAGTGGGTCCCACGATTGTAATTACCGCAGTGATGTTCTTGATTAGACCCGTTGGTGGCCATAAACAAGCTAGGCCGTCCGATAACATGAGTTTCTTAGCTCTTTATGGTGTTTGCCTTATTCTTGCTGCTTATCTATTAGCTGTTCTCATACTACAAGATATAGTCGATTTGAACCAAACCGTTTTAACCATGCTCACAATCGGGCTTGTGATTCTCGTGGTGGTCCCCGTTGCGATTCCCATTACGTTAGTGTTTTTCTCGCCCAAATCCCGATTAGAAGAAAGTATTTTGAACAAAGAGGAGATTAATCGTGACAAAATGGAAGTCATATTTAGTGAAGTTGAAGATGAGGCACCTTCGGGGACCGATTCATTACCAAATGATGAACGGGAAAAGCGGATATCTCAATTGCAGTCAAGATTAATGCACGCAGCGGCTGATGGAGCTTTGAAGATTAAGAAGAAGGGTCCGAGAAGAGGTGAAGATTTTACTTTAATGCAAGCGTTAGTGAAAGCCGATTTCTTGCTCATGTTCTTTTCGTTAGTTCTTGCCTCGGGATCGGGTTTGACCGTTATTGATAATCTAGGTCAAATGTGTGAATCTTTAGGTTATGAAAACCCTCACATTTTCGTGTCGATGATTAGCATTTGGAACTTTCTTGGTCGTGTTGGTGGTGGTTATTTCTCCGAGCTTGTTGTAAG GAAGTATGCATATCCGAGACCAGTGGCAATGGCAGCCGTTCAAATTGTGATGGCGTGTTCGCTTTTCTACTACGCCGTGAGCGGACCTGCGGCAATCTACGTTGTTTCTGTTGTAATGGGGTCATGTTACGGGGCCCATTGGGCCATCGTACCCTCTGCTGCTTCAGAACTATTTGGGCTAAAGAGTTTCGGTGCATTGTACAACTTTCTTACACTCGCAAGTCCTGCTGGTTCACTAGTCTTCTCAGGTGTGATTGCGAGTGGTATTTACGACTACGAAGCTAAGATTCAAAATCGACATAACGTTACAGATGGTGATGCGCTCACTTGTTATGGAACCATATGTTATTCGATCACTTGTGGGATATTGTCGGTTCTTTGTCTGATGGCGTTTTTCTTGAGTATGATTGTCGTTTACAGGACTAAGAGAGTGTACTCGCAACTTTATGGGAGCTCGCGAACTTGA